One Candidatus Atelocyanobacterium thalassa isolate ALOHA genomic window, TAAATCTCCAGCACTCAAGCAATGCCCTCAACGTCGAGGAGTTTGCACTAGAGTCTATACTACCACTCCTAAAAAGCCCAACTCTGCTCTAAGAAAAGTAGCTAGGGTCCGCTTAACTTCAGGGTTTGAAGTAACAGCCTATATACCAGGAATTGGACATAACTTACAAGAACACTCTGTTGTTTTAATTCGTGGAGGTAGAGTTAAAGACTTACCTGGTGTTCGTTATCATATTATTCGTGGAACTTTAGATGCTCAAGGAGTAAAAGATAGAAAACAAGGACGCTCTAAATATGGAGCTAAACGTCCTAAAGCTTAGATTATATCTTTGAAACTATAGATCTACTAAGATCTATCGATGATTTGGTTGATAGAATCGTTTAACAGTTTTAATTATTCAAAAGGAAGAATTTATTATGTCCCGTAGAGGAAATATTAAAAGAAAACCGGTACCACCTGATCCAGTTTATAGTAGCTGTTTACTTAATATGACTATCCGTCGAGTAATGAAAAGTGGTAAGAAATCAGTTGCTGCAGGTATTGTATACGAAGCTATGAAAACTATTGGGGAACGGACTGGGAAAGAACCTCTCGAAGTTTTCGAGCAAGCCATAAAGAATTTAACTCCACTTGTAGAAGTTAAAGCTCGAAGAGTAGGTGGAGCAACTTATCAAGTACCTATGGAAGTTCGTCCATCTAGAGGAACAACATTAGCATTAAGATGGCTAATTCGTTATTCTAGAATCAGAGGTGGACGCACTATGGCGGGCAAATTAGCGAATGAGATTGTTGATGCTTTTAATGAAACAGGCGCAGCAATGAAGAAACGTGATGAAACTCATCGCATGGCTGATGCAAATAAAGCTTTTGCTCACTATCGTTATTGATAGTACTTATTTAGCATTTTTATTCAATAACTTCTTCCTAAGATTGTTCTACTATAAATTCTTTGAGAGAAATATAAAAATTATAAGTAGTATAAATCTATTAAATAGTAAAGATCAAAAGAATAAAAATGCTTAAGTAAACTATAAGGAGGACGTTTTGACACGTAATATCCCACTAGAAAAGGTACGGAATATTGGAATTGCTGCGCATATAGATGCTGGCAAAACTACAACAACTGAACGTATTCTTTTCTATACAGGAATCGCACATAAACTAGGTGAAGTCCATGAAGGCACAGCTATTATGGATTGGATGGTACAAGAGCAGGAAAGGGGTATAACAATTACAGCTGCTGCTATTAGTACCAATTGGCTAAATCATCGAGTTAACATTATAGATACTCCAGGACATGTAGATTTCACAATTGAAGTTGAACGTTCTATGAGAGTACTAGATGGAGTAGTAGCTATATTCTGTGCAGTGGGAGGTGTTCAACCTCAATCTGAGACTGTCTGGAGACAGGCAAATCGTTATGAAGTTCCTCGTATAATCTTTATCAATAAGATGGATCGTACTGGAGCCAATTTCTATAAAGTTCATAAGCAAATATGTGATCGTCTAAAAACTAATATTATTCCAATTCAAATACCTATCGGTAATGAAAGCAATTTTTCCGGCATTGTAGATCTAATAAGAATGAGAGCTAAAATCTATAAAGATGACTTAGGAGAGAATATCGAAGATATTGAAATTCCTTCTGAATATTTAGAAAAAGCTCAGGAATATCGTTCTAAATTAATCGAAGCAGTTGCTGAAATTGATGAAACTTTATTAGAAAAATATTTAGAAGGAATAGAGTTAACAGAAATAGAAATTAAAGAGGGTCTTAGAAGAGGTACCTTAGAACGCTCTATCATACCTTTATTGTGTGGTTCAGCTTTTAAGAATAAAGGAATTCAGTTATTGCTAGATGCTGTTATAGAATATTTACCATCTCCTCTTGATGTCCCTTCAATTAAAGGCTTATTACCTGACAATATAGAAGGTTGTCGATTAAGCTCTGATGATGAGCCATTTTCTGCTCTTGTTTTTAAGATCGCTTCTGATCCTTATGGTCGCTTGACTTTTATACGTGTTTATTCCGGAGTTTTGAAAAAAGGAAGTTTTGTTTACAATGCAGCAAAAAAACAAAAAGAAAGAATTTCACGTTTAATTGTTCTTAAATCTAATGATCGTATTGAAGTAGATGAGTTGAGAGCAGGAGATTTAGGTGCTATTATTGGCCTAAAAAAGACAACTACGGGTGATACTTTATGTGATGAGGATCAACCTATACTTTTAGAATCTTTGTATATTCCTGAACCAGTAATTTCTGTGGCAATAGAAACTCAAACTAAACAGGAATTAGAAAAACTTTCTAAGGCTCTCCAATCTTTATCTGATGAAGATCCGACATTTCGAGTTAGCATCAATCCTGAGACTAATCAAACTGTCATAGCAGGGATGGGAGAACTACATTTAGAGATTCTCGTCGATAGGATGTTGCGTGAATATAAACTTGAAGCAAGTATTGGAAAACCTCAAGTTGCTTACCGTGAAACTATTTTGAAGCCAAGTAAAACTGAAGAAAAGTATATACGCGAAAATAGTGGTAAAAATCATTATGCTCATATTGTAATTCAGGTAGAACCGACTAAGAGAGGTAGCGGTTTTGAGTTTGTTTCAACAGTTACTAATGGTATTATTCCAAAAGAGTTTATTGCTTCAGCTAAAGAAGGTATTAGAGAAACTTGTGATTCAGGAATTCTTGCTGGCTATCCACTAACAGATATTAAAGTAACTCTGTTAGATGGATCATTTCATGAAGTTGATTCCTCAGAAATATCTTTCAAAATTGCTGGTTCAATGGCTATTCGTAGTACAGTAATGAAATCTTTTCCAGTACTATTAGAACCTATGATGAAGATTGAAGTAGATATTCCCAATAATTTTTTAGGAGATATAATTGGAGATCTAAATGCTCGTCGAGGTCAAGTTAACGGAATGATAGCTGAAGATGATCTTACAAAAGTCTCTGCAAACGTTCCTCTAGCAGAAATGTTTGGTTATGCGACTGATATAAGATCAAAAACACAAGGTCGAGGGGTATTCTCAATGGAATTCAACCATTATGTGGAAGTCCCTCATGACATCGCTAAAGCGATAATTATGCAAAATACAGGGAACACTTATAGCAGTGAAGACTATCAATGAATTATCAATGATAAAGTGTTACTGTTTAAAACAAAGAAAACAACAAAGGAAATTTTAGTTTATGGCAAGAGAGAAATTTGAAAGAAACAAACCTCATGTTAATATTGGGACCATTGGTCATGTTGACCACGGTAAAACAACTTTAACAGCTGCGATTACAATGACTTTAGCTGCTGCCGGTAATGCTAAAGCTCGCAATTATGAAGATATTGATGCAGCGCCTGAAGAAAAAGCCCGTGGTATTACTATTAATACTGCTCACGTTGAATATGAGACAGCGAACCGTCACTACGCTCACGTTGATTGCCCTGGTCATGCTGATTATGTAAAAAACATGATCACTGGAGCAGCACAAATGGATGGAGGTATTCTAGTTGTTTCTGCTGCTGATGGTCCTATGCCACAAACACGTGAACATATTCTACTAGCTAAACAAGTAGGAGTTCCCAGTCTAGTAGTTTTTTTGAATAAACAAGATCAAGTAGACGATGAAGAACTTTTAGAACTTGTTGAACTAGAAGTTAGAGAATTACTTAGTGAATATGATTTCCCAGGAGATGACATTCCTATAGTTTCTGGTTCAGCTTTAATGGCGATAGAAGCACTTAAGGAGAACGCCAAAATCAAACCAGGTGAAAATCCTTGGACAGATAAAATATTAGCACTTATGGAAGCTGTAGATGCTAGCATCTCTGAACCAGAAAGAGAAATCGATAAACCATTTTTAATGGCAGTAGAAGATGTATTTTCTATCTCTGGCCGTGGAACCGTAGCTACCGGAAGAATTGAGCGTGGTAAAGTAAAAGTAGGCGAAACCGTTTCCATCGTAGGTATTAGAGATACTCAGACTACTACTGTTACCGGTGTAGAGATGTTTCAAAAAACTCTTGATGAAGGTCTAGCAGGAGATAATGTTGGTCTTCTATTAAGAGGTAGCAAAAAAGACGATATTGAACGAGGAATGGTAATAGCTAAAACTGACTCTATTACTCCTCATACCTTATTTGAAGGGGAAGTATATGTCTTAACTAAAGAAGAAGGTGGTCGTCACACCCCATTCTTTAAAAATTATCGTCCTCAGTTTTATGTACGTACCACTGACGTAACAGGAACCATTCAAGATTATACTGCTGATGACGGTACAGCTGTTGAAATGGTAATGCCTGGAGATCGCATTAAAATGACTGTTGAATTAATCAGTGCTATTGCTATTGAGCAAGGAATGCGTTTTGCAATTCGTGAAGGAGGTCGTACAATTGGTGCAGGAGTCGTTTCTAAAATTCTTAAATAAAACGACTAAATGGTAAGAGTCGGCTAGTACGAAGATAAATTACCTCTTGCTAGCCAACTCTTACTTTAAAATTTCATTTAACTAATCACTGAACCTTGAAAATTAAACATTATGGCTACTTTAGCACAACAAAAAATCCGTATTCGATTAAAAGCATTTGACCGTCGTTTGTTGGACACCTCTTGCGAAAAAATTGTTGATACAGCCAATCGTACTGATGCAATAGCAGTAGGGCCTATTCCTTTGCCTACCAAGAAGCGTATTTATTGCGTCTTGAGATCACCCCATGTTGATAAAGATTCAAGAGAACATTTTGAAACTAGAACACATCGTCGCATTATTGATATTTATCAACCTTCATCTAAAACCATTGATGCACTAATGAAACTAGACCTACCTGCAGGAGTAGAAATCGAAGTTAAACTCTAAATTTCAATATATGGAAATGAATATCTAGCTAAATAGAAGTAATTTTAAACTCCTATTTAGCTAGAAAATTAAATGTGGAATTCTTCCTGTACTAGAATTAAGAAAAAAATAATCTTGTAACAAATATATTAATGACTCTTTATAAGACTTCAAAGATAATTCTATTCTTCTAGACCTTGGTTAAAACTTATATAATAACTAACATTGAATATTTTTGACTTGTTAGAATTTAGTCTTAACTAAAGTAACTGAAGATGACAAAACCATATTAGAATTATAAATCCACATACTCCAATATAAGCAGGTCTTGAAAATTCATTTAGGACCAACGATTGACGGCCATCTAAAACAGCTAAAAACGGAATTATTGAAGTTTTTTGTTTTATACAAATAAATTGTTCTCCATAAAGTTTTTCAAGACGATAATCTCCATGCCATATTGCAAATAAATGATAAGCAATTAAACTTAAGGAGGTAATAATAGTAAAACTACTACCAATCCACAAAGTATGAGCGATACACCATATTATTTGCCCTATCATTTGAGGATGACGACAAATTCTTAAAATTCCTGTCTCGTGTAAATGTACTTTAGGCTTACTAATAGCAGCAATTTCTAAAAGATTAAAAGTAGATGGATATAAGAAAAGAAATGATATCGCAGAAAGTAACCAAACTATAATCTTAACTGCTAAAAATTCTTGAAATTGCCACAAAATCAAACCATCATAACGATGGTAAAAAAAGTAAACAACTAAAATAATAGCTAGAGGAAGATTCACTAAGACAAAAAAAATCCTATAAAGTCTTACTCCGATTTTAGCTTCTCCCCATGACCTTAAAGCTGCCAGACCACTATGCACAATACCAAATACTAATAATAATCCCAATATAATAAAATGACTTGCTGTTAGCCACATAGTTAGTTTCATATTTTTATAACCAATTCATATAATATTAAATGAATTTATTTATTAACCTATTTTAATATCTTAGAATATATTAATTTCTGTGCTATCTTACTGTCGTATTTAATTAAATTTTTCTTTTTTTAAAACTTTTATACTAAAAACGTCATGTAATTATTAATTATTCTAGTTGCTCTTTATACTGACTCTTTAAGTATTTTTTGATAATTTTATGTCAGACATTCCTTTCACTTTAGATCAATTGCGTATTCTCAAAGCAATAGCTGCTGAGGGGAGCTTTAAGCGAGCAGCTGACAAACTTTATATTTCTCAGCCTGCAGTTAGTCTTCAGGTACAAAATTTAGAAAAACAACTAAATATACCACTATTTGATAGAGGAGGTCGTAAAGCGCAATTAACAGAGGCAGGACGTTTATTATTATCGTATGGAGAAAAAATTATTACTCTTTGTAGAGAAACTTGTCGCGCAGTTGAAGATCTACAGAATCTTAACGGAGGAACTTTAACTATAGGAGCCTCTCAAACAACTGGAACTTATCTACTGCCTAAAATGATTGGATTATTTAGACAAAAATATCCTGACGTAGTAGTCCAATTGCAAATACATTCAACAAGAAGAACAGCATGGGGAGTTAATAGTGGACAAATTGATCTAGCTATTGTTGGAGGTGACATCCCTAAAGAGTTACAAGACATATTAAAGGTAATTCCCTATATTAAAGATGAATTAGTACTTATACTGCCAGCAAACCATCCTTTGTCAAAAATTAAGACAATTCAAAAAGATGACTTATATCGCTTAAGTTTTATCAGCTTAGACGCTCAATCTACTATTAGAAGAGTAATGGAAAAAAACTTAAACTATTGTGGTATCAATACAAAACGTCTTAATATAGAAATGGAGCTTAATTCTGTAGAAGCTATTAAAAATGCAGTTCAAGCAGGCTTAGGCGCAGCATTTGTCTCAATCACTGCAATTGAAAAAGAGATCAAAACAAAAGAAATTTATGTAGCTAATATTGAAAAAGTAAAAGTTAAAAGAACATTGTCAGTTATAATAAACCCTAATCGCTACCATTCAAAAGCTTCAGAAATTTTTATTAGAGAAATACTACCAAAATTTTCAAGCTATTATGAAAAATCAACCTTAGAGTATTTTCCGTTGTCGTCTGATAACCTCAAAGAAATTAACGAAAACATTGATTGAATTTTAAATATCAATATTATCTATTTATTTTTTAAATTAGTAGTTTGTGTAACAAATAACTTATTTTTTATAATTTAATCATTATCGATAGGTAGACCCCGTCTGATATTTCTTTTTCCGTAATATTGTCCAAACTGTAACTCATATACTTCATCTTCATCTTGAGTTTCTACTTCTAAATTTGATTTAGCGTAACTTACACATAGGAGAGCATAGCCCTTTTCTCTTAATTCATGAGACAAGCCTATCGCTTCTGTTTGCTCTAATTCTCCTGACAGAATTTTTACAGCGCAACTAGTACAGGCTCCATTGCGACATGAAAATGGAAGTTCATATCCTTGAATTTCCGCACTGCGTAAAATGTAAGAATCATCAGGAACTTGGATGTTGTAGTTATCACCTACTTGGCGGTGGTATATTCGAACTGTGTGATAGTGACTCATGAGTAAATAATAAAAAAACTAAAATTAGCTATAAACGTTTTAAATAATTTGTTCTACAAAGATAGCGATCTAAATATTCATACTATCCTTAGTAAAATATTAAAGGCTATATATACATATAGCCTTTAATATTGAGGTATGCTTACATCAATCTGTTGGCTCCAAGCATTAATACCTCCCTTAAGATTAGTCCCCACGATACCAAATTTTTCTAAAATTTCGAGAGCTTTAATTGAACGTCCTCCCATTTTACAATGAACAATTAAACGTTTATTTTCTATTAGGCTTCTAATTTGTGGAATTCCTGTACCATCTTCAATACTTGCTAATGGCACCAAAACTGAGCCACTAATATGTGCAATTTGACGTTCATTAACATTTCGTACATCAATTAATACAAAAGATTCTGAGTTTGAATCTATTAATTTTTTAAGCTCTTGAACTGCTATTTCAGATATCATGGTGCTATTATCTTTATTCTTAAATGTTGAAACATTAGAAACGTTACAGAATTCCTCATAATCGATTAATTGATTTATAACAGGACGATTAGGATTGGATCTTAATTTCAACTCTTTGAAAGTCATATCCCAAGCATTATATAAAAGTAAACGTCCACTAAGAGTATTATTAGAACCTAATATAACTTTAATAGTTTCCGTAGCTTGAATTGTTCCAATAATACCAGGTAATACTCCTAAAACTCCCCCTTCAGCACAAGAAGGAACCATTCCAGGTGGTGGAGGCTCTGGAAATAAATCTCTATAGTTAGGACCTCCTTGATAATTGAAAACTGTTGTTTGCCCTTCGAACCTAAAAATTGAACCATAAATATTAGGTTTATTCAGTAAAAAACAAGCATCATTAGTTAGATATCGTGTAGGAAAATTATCTGTCCCATCTACAACTACATCATAAGGTTTTAAAATTTGAATAGCATTTTCAGAAGAAAGACGATTCTTATACAAGTCAACTTGACATGTAGGATTTATCTCTAAAATTCTATTTTTTGCTGATTCTATCTTTAATTTACCAACCCATGAAGCACCATGTATTATTTGACGTTGCAAGTTAGAACTTTCAACAATATCAAAATCAACAATACCAATGTTACCTATCCCGGCAGCAGCAAGATAAAGTAACAACGGAGAGCCTAATCCACCAGTTCCAACACAAATAACGCTAGCAGCCTTCAATTTTTTCTGACCTTCTAGTCCAACTTCTGGCAGAATAATATGGCGTGAATATCTTTCAATCTCTTCTTTGTTAAGAGTAATTGTTTCTAAATTAGGATTAATCATACTTTATTACACTGAATACATTAACTAAAAGTACAATTTTTAATATAAAAAAAGATTCACCTAAATTACTGTACTCAGTATTTATTTTAAATTTAAGTTATTCATGCTCAATAAAAATATTAAAATATTCTTACAATAGTGAATTTTTATTTAGGTTTTACAATCTTAGCTTAAAGTCTTTTAGCTCTATATTACATACTTTAAATAATATATATAAGAAATTAATACTAATATTTTATTCTAAATATTAGTATTAATTTCTTATATTGGATAAATATTTACTGTTCTTGACAAAATATTTGTATTTTTAGAACTCTCTAAAGAAGGACAATTGTCTTGATAGAGAGCTAGATCGAACCAGAAGGTTGTTCCAACTCCAATTTCACTAATAAGGTTAGTTTGGCTATGGTGTTTATTTATAATATTCGTAACTATAGAAAGTCCTAAACCCGTTCCTTCAAGAGTATGAACTCTATTTTCTACTCTAAAGAAACGATCAAAAATTGCAGTTTGATCTTCAGGCGCAATACCAATTCCGGTATCAGAAACTTCTATCCTAACAAAAGATTTATTATTAGATTGTTTAGATTTTACTTTAAAGTAATAAGCGCGGACAACAATTGTTCCACCTGAAGGAGTAAATTTAAGAGCATTACCAACTAAATTATTTATAACTTGTAATAGTAAATCATAATGTCCTAATACCAGCGGTAAGTCGGATTTAACTTCTTTATATAAAGTTAATTCTTTATCTTTTGCATTTAACCTATATGTTCTAATAGTTTGCTCTATTAGTTGAGAAAGATCTACTGCACTTAAATAATATGTTTTAAATGACTCTAAACGAGATAGATCTAAAACATCATTAACTAAGCGAGTTAAACGATCAGTTTCATGATTAGCAGTTTCTAAAAATTCTTTTCTTTCTGCATCTGTCAGATCTTGTCCAAATTCGGCAAGAGTCTCAATAAAAGATTTAATGTTAAATAAAGGGGTTCTTAATTCATGAGATACATTGCTTATAAACTGACTTTTAGCTTCATTTAGGCCTACTTCTCTAGTGATATCTTGTATCGTCATGGCAATTCCTTTTAAGTCCCTATGCTGATCAAAAACTGGTGTTAGAAGAATACGAACAATTTTTAATATTGGTTGCTGCAATTTAATTCGATATTCTTCTGGAGATATCCTCGGCTCTACATAAGTATTATTCGCATGATGTCTCTTTCTCATCATTTCCTGCAATGGAAGTTGAAGCTGATTGGTTAATTCCTTAGGTAAAAGTTTTAAAACGTTTTCACCTATTAAATTTATTTTATTCCAATTAAACATACGTCTTGCCGTAGGATTGACTAACAGAAGATTAAGGTTAATATCCAATAGGATTGCCCCGTCAATAGTTGTTGAAACTAAAGTATCTAATTTCGCTTTTTCTGCTGTCAATTCTTCAATATTGTGTTCTTCATGGCTTTCGAGACGCTTAGCCATTTCATTAAAATTAAAAATTAATTCTCCTAACTCTCCACCAAAAGGAAGATTGATACGTTGTTTAAAATTACCTGTTGAGATATTTTTAACTCCTACTAATAATTCTTTAATAGGACGAGTAATAGTTAAAGCATTAAAGGCTGCTCCTAAGATAACCATAACCCAAATAGCAACAAACACTGCAATAGTTACATCGCGAGTTAAATTGGATGAATTAACAACAGTCGCATTGGGATTGATACCTATTGCTAAAAAACCCAAATCCTTATTGTCGTGCTTTAGAGATACAAAAACATCAGTAACTTTACCATTTGGGCTTTTATGCTGTTGCACTATAGGTAAGCTGTCATTGTCGTAAGCTTTACTAGGAAGTTTAATGCGACGTTGAACAGTTAGACAGTTTTGAACTTCTGTTGATGAATAAGGAATTGCAAAAAATATATGCCCTTCTTTATCAGCATAAATCATGTAACGTACACTAGAAGTATTTTGATAAAATCTATTAGAGAAACGAGCTACTTCTGTTAAGTTATCTTCGGCAATTAAAGGAGAAACATTAGAAGCCAATAATAAGCCAAGATCTCTACCAAAGCGTGTATCGTTTAATCGAGCATCTTTCTGGATGATATTAACTGCCCAAAAGGTTAAACCACTCATAAATAGAGAAACCGCTAAAGTTACAGCTGCCATCAACTTAGTTTGCAGCGTAAATTCTGACCACCAGCGTTTCATGATTTTCTTGATTGTATTTAAGGGATTTAACAAAATTAATTTACATTTATAATTTTATAATTTACGGTTATGTACATAGCGTTATTTTAGCTTGTTAATACTATGAGAATGGATTGAATAGTTAGTTTTTTTAAAAACTATAGTTGAAAACTGTAATTGATTATGTTACTATTAATTCTTGTTGGATAAACAAAAAGGGTCGATGCCC contains:
- the rpsL gene encoding 30S ribosomal protein S12; the encoded protein is MPTIQQLIRSERSKAKKKTKSPALKQCPQRRGVCTRVYTTTPKKPNSALRKVARVRLTSGFEVTAYIPGIGHNLQEHSVVLIRGGRVKDLPGVRYHIIRGTLDAQGVKDRKQGRSKYGAKRPKA
- the rpsG gene encoding 30S ribosomal protein S7; the encoded protein is MSRRGNIKRKPVPPDPVYSSCLLNMTIRRVMKSGKKSVAAGIVYEAMKTIGERTGKEPLEVFEQAIKNLTPLVEVKARRVGGATYQVPMEVRPSRGTTLALRWLIRYSRIRGGRTMAGKLANEIVDAFNETGAAMKKRDETHRMADANKAFAHYRY
- the fusA gene encoding elongation factor G produces the protein MTRNIPLEKVRNIGIAAHIDAGKTTTTERILFYTGIAHKLGEVHEGTAIMDWMVQEQERGITITAAAISTNWLNHRVNIIDTPGHVDFTIEVERSMRVLDGVVAIFCAVGGVQPQSETVWRQANRYEVPRIIFINKMDRTGANFYKVHKQICDRLKTNIIPIQIPIGNESNFSGIVDLIRMRAKIYKDDLGENIEDIEIPSEYLEKAQEYRSKLIEAVAEIDETLLEKYLEGIELTEIEIKEGLRRGTLERSIIPLLCGSAFKNKGIQLLLDAVIEYLPSPLDVPSIKGLLPDNIEGCRLSSDDEPFSALVFKIASDPYGRLTFIRVYSGVLKKGSFVYNAAKKQKERISRLIVLKSNDRIEVDELRAGDLGAIIGLKKTTTGDTLCDEDQPILLESLYIPEPVISVAIETQTKQELEKLSKALQSLSDEDPTFRVSINPETNQTVIAGMGELHLEILVDRMLREYKLEASIGKPQVAYRETILKPSKTEEKYIRENSGKNHYAHIVIQVEPTKRGSGFEFVSTVTNGIIPKEFIASAKEGIRETCDSGILAGYPLTDIKVTLLDGSFHEVDSSEISFKIAGSMAIRSTVMKSFPVLLEPMMKIEVDIPNNFLGDIIGDLNARRGQVNGMIAEDDLTKVSANVPLAEMFGYATDIRSKTQGRGVFSMEFNHYVEVPHDIAKAIIMQNTGNTYSSEDYQ
- the tuf gene encoding elongation factor Tu, with amino-acid sequence MAREKFERNKPHVNIGTIGHVDHGKTTLTAAITMTLAAAGNAKARNYEDIDAAPEEKARGITINTAHVEYETANRHYAHVDCPGHADYVKNMITGAAQMDGGILVVSAADGPMPQTREHILLAKQVGVPSLVVFLNKQDQVDDEELLELVELEVRELLSEYDFPGDDIPIVSGSALMAIEALKENAKIKPGENPWTDKILALMEAVDASISEPEREIDKPFLMAVEDVFSISGRGTVATGRIERGKVKVGETVSIVGIRDTQTTTVTGVEMFQKTLDEGLAGDNVGLLLRGSKKDDIERGMVIAKTDSITPHTLFEGEVYVLTKEEGGRHTPFFKNYRPQFYVRTTDVTGTIQDYTADDGTAVEMVMPGDRIKMTVELISAIAIEQGMRFAIREGGRTIGAGVVSKILK
- the rpsJ gene encoding 30S ribosomal protein S10; translated protein: MATLAQQKIRIRLKAFDRRLLDTSCEKIVDTANRTDAIAVGPIPLPTKKRIYCVLRSPHVDKDSREHFETRTHRRIIDIYQPSSKTIDALMKLDLPAGVEIEVKL
- a CDS encoding NnrU family protein, which codes for MKLTMWLTASHFIILGLLLVFGIVHSGLAALRSWGEAKIGVRLYRIFFVLVNLPLAIILVVYFFYHRYDGLILWQFQEFLAVKIIVWLLSAISFLFLYPSTFNLLEIAAISKPKVHLHETGILRICRHPQMIGQIIWCIAHTLWIGSSFTIITSLSLIAYHLFAIWHGDYRLEKLYGEQFICIKQKTSIIPFLAVLDGRQSLVLNEFSRPAYIGVCGFIILIWFCHLQLL
- a CDS encoding LysR family transcriptional regulator, producing the protein MSDIPFTLDQLRILKAIAAEGSFKRAADKLYISQPAVSLQVQNLEKQLNIPLFDRGGRKAQLTEAGRLLLSYGEKIITLCRETCRAVEDLQNLNGGTLTIGASQTTGTYLLPKMIGLFRQKYPDVVVQLQIHSTRRTAWGVNSGQIDLAIVGGDIPKELQDILKVIPYIKDELVLILPANHPLSKIKTIQKDDLYRLSFISLDAQSTIRRVMEKNLNYCGINTKRLNIEMELNSVEAIKNAVQAGLGAAFVSITAIEKEIKTKEIYVANIEKVKVKRTLSVIINPNRYHSKASEIFIREILPKFSSYYEKSTLEYFPLSSDNLKEINENID
- a CDS encoding 2Fe-2S iron-sulfur cluster-binding protein, translated to MSHYHTVRIYHRQVGDNYNIQVPDDSYILRSAEIQGYELPFSCRNGACTSCAVKILSGELEQTEAIGLSHELREKGYALLCVSYAKSNLEVETQDEDEVYELQFGQYYGKRNIRRGLPIDND
- the moeB gene encoding molybdopterin-synthase adenylyltransferase MoeB, which gives rise to MINPNLETITLNKEEIERYSRHIILPEVGLEGQKKLKAASVICVGTGGLGSPLLLYLAAAGIGNIGIVDFDIVESSNLQRQIIHGASWVGKLKIESAKNRILEINPTCQVDLYKNRLSSENAIQILKPYDVVVDGTDNFPTRYLTNDACFLLNKPNIYGSIFRFEGQTTVFNYQGGPNYRDLFPEPPPPGMVPSCAEGGVLGVLPGIIGTIQATETIKVILGSNNTLSGRLLLYNAWDMTFKELKLRSNPNRPVINQLIDYEEFCNVSNVSTFKNKDNSTMISEIAVQELKKLIDSNSESFVLIDVRNVNERQIAHISGSVLVPLASIEDGTGIPQIRSLIENKRLIVHCKMGGRSIKALEILEKFGIVGTNLKGGINAWSQQIDVSIPQY
- the nblS gene encoding two-component system sensor histidine kinase NblS translates to MKRWWSEFTLQTKLMAAVTLAVSLFMSGLTFWAVNIIQKDARLNDTRFGRDLGLLLASNVSPLIAEDNLTEVARFSNRFYQNTSSVRYMIYADKEGHIFFAIPYSSTEVQNCLTVQRRIKLPSKAYDNDSLPIVQQHKSPNGKVTDVFVSLKHDNKDLGFLAIGINPNATVVNSSNLTRDVTIAVFVAIWVMVILGAAFNALTITRPIKELLVGVKNISTGNFKQRINLPFGGELGELIFNFNEMAKRLESHEEHNIEELTAEKAKLDTLVSTTIDGAILLDINLNLLLVNPTARRMFNWNKINLIGENVLKLLPKELTNQLQLPLQEMMRKRHHANNTYVEPRISPEEYRIKLQQPILKIVRILLTPVFDQHRDLKGIAMTIQDITREVGLNEAKSQFISNVSHELRTPLFNIKSFIETLAEFGQDLTDAERKEFLETANHETDRLTRLVNDVLDLSRLESFKTYYLSAVDLSQLIEQTIRTYRLNAKDKELTLYKEVKSDLPLVLGHYDLLLQVINNLVGNALKFTPSGGTIVVRAYYFKVKSKQSNNKSFVRIEVSDTGIGIAPEDQTAIFDRFFRVENRVHTLEGTGLGLSIVTNIINKHHSQTNLISEIGVGTTFWFDLALYQDNCPSLESSKNTNILSRTVNIYPI